A stretch of the Oceanicola sp. D3 genome encodes the following:
- a CDS encoding CoxG family protein, which produces MELSDSRVIKADPQTVWNGLLDADVLKACVPGCTEMSGSPEEGFEATVVQKVGPVKATFKGAVTLTDMNEPHSVTISGEGKGGAAGFAKGGADVELKEVPEGTELTYKVEAKVGGKLAQLGSRIIDGFAKKMADQFFQNFQTAIEGPPEGEEDPAEDAETEKKGWLKRLTGS; this is translated from the coding sequence ATGGAACTCAGCGACAGCCGTGTAATAAAAGCCGATCCGCAAACCGTCTGGAACGGGCTGCTGGATGCCGATGTGCTCAAGGCCTGCGTGCCGGGCTGCACCGAAATGTCAGGCTCTCCAGAAGAGGGCTTCGAAGCGACCGTGGTGCAAAAGGTTGGCCCGGTGAAGGCCACGTTCAAAGGAGCGGTCACGCTTACGGACATGAACGAGCCCCACAGCGTCACCATCAGCGGTGAAGGCAAGGGCGGCGCGGCAGGCTTTGCCAAGGGCGGCGCTGATGTGGAGCTCAAGGAAGTGCCCGAGGGCACGGAGCTGACCTATAAGGTGGAAGCCAAGGTGGGCGGCAAACTTGCCCAGCTCGGCTCGCGCATCATCGACGGCTTCGCCAAGAAGATGGCCGACCAGTTCTTTCAAAATTTCCAGACGGCCATCGAGGGTCCGCCCGAGGGCGAGGAAGACCCCGCCGAAGATGCAGAGACAGAAAAGAAAGGGTGGCTCAAGCGCCTGACCGGCAGCTGA
- a CDS encoding (2Fe-2S)-binding protein has product MATVTMTVNGKARTGEAEGRTLLVSFLREELKLTGTHVGCDTSQCGACVVHVNGEAVKACTMFAQEADGAEVSTIEGQANADGSLNAIQQAFQDYHGLQCGFCTPGMVMSAAALLKDNPKPTEQEVRNYLQGNICRCTGYHNIVKAIMAASGQDVSAVAAE; this is encoded by the coding sequence ATGGCAACGGTAACCATGACGGTCAACGGGAAAGCCCGGACCGGCGAAGCGGAGGGGCGGACCCTCCTCGTTTCGTTCTTGCGAGAAGAATTGAAACTCACCGGCACCCACGTGGGCTGTGACACCAGCCAATGCGGGGCCTGTGTTGTTCATGTGAACGGCGAGGCGGTTAAGGCCTGCACCATGTTTGCCCAAGAGGCCGATGGTGCCGAGGTGAGCACGATCGAAGGCCAGGCCAATGCCGACGGCTCGCTCAACGCCATTCAGCAGGCGTTTCAGGACTACCACGGCCTACAGTGCGGCTTTTGCACTCCGGGCATGGTGATGTCCGCCGCGGCTCTGCTCAAGGACAACCCGAAGCCGACCGAGCAGGAAGTCCGCAACTACCTGCAGGGCAACATCTGCCGCTGCACCGGCTACCACAACATCGTCAAGGCGATCATGGCAGCCAGCGGGCAGGACGTGAGCGCGGTTGCCGCCGAGTGA